The uncultured Paludibaculum sp. sequence GATTCTGGCTCCGAACGGTTCGCTGGAGGCGTTTGTGAAGGCGAAGCAACAGGGCAAGGTGCGGCACATCGGCTTCACCGGCCACCGAGATCCGTCCATCCACCTGCGGCTGCTGGAAGGCGCCGATGTCTGGGAGACGGTGCAGATGCCCATCAATCTGATCGACCCGCACTATCTGAGCTTCATCACGAACGTGCTGCCGGTGGCGCGCAAGAAGGGGCTGGGCGTGCTGGCCATGAAGTCGAACGCCATGGGTTCGATTACGAAGCAGCAGGTGGCGAAGATCGAGGACTGCCTGACTTTCACGTGGAGCCAGGATGTGGATGCGGTGGTTTCGGGCGTGGAGACACCGGAGCAACTGGAAGCAAACATCCTGACGCTGAAGACGATGAAGAAGCTGAGCCAGCAGGAGATCAGCGTGCTGCTGCACAAGACAAAGCAAGGCAAGACCGGCAGTCAGGTGGAGCAGTACAAGCTGAAGGAGAGCGGGGCCGGCATGCCGTGCCACAGGGATGGGGATCCGGCCTGAACGGGGCCGGACGTGCCACCGCTCGCTGACGCTCACGGCTCGGTTCCGGGGGCGGCAGGGCTTGGATGTGCGGTGGGCGCTACTGGCGCTACTTCGTGTACGCGATGGCTTCGATCTCGACGCGGACGTCGCGGGGGAGGCGTGCGGCCTCGACTGTGGCGCGGGCGGGGGGATTCACGGGAAAGTACCGGCCGTAAATTTCGTTGACCTTGGCGAAGTCGCCCAGATCCTTCACGAAGATGGTCGTCTTGAGGACGGTGTCGAAAGAGGCTCCGGCGGCTTCCAGCACGGCGCGGAGGTTTTCGAGAACACGGACCGTCTGTTCCTCAATGCCGCCTTCGACGAGTTGGCCGGTGGCGGGGTCGAGCGGGATCTGGCCGCTGAGGAAGGCGAGTCCGTTCCAGCGGACGGCCTGCGAATAGGGACCGATGGCTTTGGGTGCTTGTTCGGTAGAGATGATTTCTTTCATGGTTTGTTCCATTCGAGCGCGCCAGTGAGGCTGGCTGCGCTGGCGATACTTTCCTGCTTCAAGAACTGATCGAGTTCCCGGGCGATGCGGATGGGGGCGCGCGGGTCCCAGAAGGTCGCGGTGCCGACCTGGACGGCCGTGGCTCCGGCGAGCATGAACTCGACGGCATCTTCGCCGGTGGCAATCCCGCCGAGTCCGATGACCGGGATCTTCACGGCGCGGGCTGCTTCGAAGACGAGGCGGAGGGCGATGGGCTTGATGGCGGGTCCGGAAAGGCCACCAAAGCCGGCGCCGAGGCGTGGCTTGCGAGTGCGGATGTCGATGGCCAGAGACACGAACGTGTTGGTGAGGGATAGGGCGTCGGCTCCGGCGGATTCGGCGGCCTGAGCCAGCGGCTCAATGCGGGTGACGTTCGGCGAAAGCTTGACGATCAAGGGACGGCGGGCGACACGGCGGACCTCGCTGACGAGTTGGCCGAGCAGATCGGGGTCGGATGAGAAGAAGATGCCACCGTGTTTTGTGTTGGGGCAGGAGACGTTGAGCTCGTAGGCGGCGACACCCTCGTGGTCCTCAAGGACGCGCACGACCTCGCAGTAGTCCTCAATGGCGTAGCCGAAAACATTCGCGAAGACCGGTGTGGCATGCTTGCGCAGAGCCGGTAGTTTCTCGGCGACGAAAGCCCGGACACCGATGTTCTGGAGTCCGATGGAGTTCATCATGCCGGCTTCGGCTTCCCAAACGCGCGGGGGCTTGTTCCCATCCATAGGCTCACGGGAGAGACCTTTGACGACAAAGCCGCCCATCTGGTCGAGGTTCAGGATGGATTCGAATTCGACGCCATAAGCAAAGGTGCCGGAGGCGGCCAATACGGGGTTCTTGAGCGGGATACCGCAGAGGGAGACGGCGAGACGGGAAGAGGCGGGGTCACCGGCCATTGCTTCCAGTGTAGCGAAGGACGTGCGAACGGCCAACGTGAGTGAGGCCGCCGGCTGGAGGACTTTCCACTTGACATCACCCGAGCTCCATACATACTAGTTGGTATGTTAGCTGCGAAGCAGGGCCGGACGAGGGCGCGGCGCGATCCGGGGAAGACGCGGGAGGCGCTGCTGGAGGCAGCCTTCGACAACATGTACCGGTCGGGATTTCAAGGTACTGATCTGGATAGCATTCTGGAGACCGCCGGAGTGACGAAGGGCGCGCTGTACCACCACTTCCAGAACAAAGAGGCGCTGGGCTACGCAGTGGTGGACGAGGTGATTGGACAGATTACGCAGGAGAGGTGGGCGCAGCCGCTGGAGGGCGCGGAAGACCCTATCGGCCGGCTGATCGCGATTGTGCAGTCGACGTCACTGCTGCAGGAGCACGTGGAGCGGGGTTGCCCGCTGAACAATCTAGCACAGGAGATGTCTCCTCTGGACGAGGGGTTTCGAACGCGGATCGCGGCGCAGTTCAACGCGTGGCGGGGGGCGATCGCGACGGCATTGCGGTCGGGACAGGAGCGCGGCCTGGTGCGCGGCGGAGTGGATACGCTGGAGGCCGCGACGTTTCTGGTGGCGACGTACGAGGGGTACATCTCTCTGGCGAAAAACGCGCAGGACTTCCGGGTGTTGCAGTCGGGCAAGAAGATCATGGTGCGGTATCTGGAGACACTGCGGGCACCTGCGTGAGGGGCGGATCGATTGGGTCCGATTGATGACCGGCCTCTTACATACCAACCAGGTGGTTGGCGGCGCATTGACCGTCAACCGGGCGTGCTCCAGCGCGTCCGGATGCGCTTGAGTCTAGCGGGCGGCAGCCGTTTTGGCCTCTTCCTGCGCCAACTGTTTGCGGAACTGCTGCTCACAGCGGGCGACGGCGGCCTTGTAGCCCTGGGGGTCGACGAACGAGCCGGTCTTCACCTTCTTCGCCATGTCGTATTGCGAAGCGTGGGCAGCGAGCCAGATCTCCGGTGACAGGCGGCGCTGTTTAGCGAAGGTCTCTTCGCAGTCGGCGATGATGCGGGGGTACTTCGCATTGCCCACCAGCGGCATGATGATGGTCTCCATGTTGGCGAAGGCGAGCAGGCGCTTCTGGCCTTTGTCGTCGACCGTCATGGTGTAGCTGACACTGCCTTTGGAATGGCCCGGTGTGGTGAGAACGGTGAGCTCCGTCGAGCCCAGCTTGATCACCTCACCGTCCTTCAGGACACGATCAACGTGAATGGGCGCGAAGGCGTATTCCGGACCAAGGTACGGGTCGCTCTTGCCGCCATCCGCCATGATGGGCGCATCGGCTTCCGTGGCGTAGACCTTGGCTCCGGTGAGCTTGCGGACCTCTTCCATGGCTGCCACATGATCGAAGTGAGCCTGCATGTTGAGCAGGATCTTGACGTCCTTCAAATGGAAGCCGAGTTTCTCGACGCTCTGCTGGAGCAAAGGCACGGAATCCGCCAGACCGGTGTTGATGAGGATGTGGCCCTGCGGACTGGTGATGAGGAAGCTGGCGAGGTCCTCGGTTCCGACGTAGTAGACGTTACCGGCAATGTGATGGGCCGGGAAAGGTTTCTTCCAGCCGGGGTTCACATCGGCGGACAGGAGTTGGAGGGAAAGGAGAGCAATGAAGAGCAAGCGCATTAGTGACAGTATCGCGCGAGCGGCCGGGGCGTGGGTCACTGGCCGGGTCGAAGTTACAGCGGCAAACCGCGGGGCTGGTGCCGAAAGGGCACTTGCAGTGTCAAGGCCATGGCTGGGATACTGCGGCGGTGGAGTCCACTCTCTCCGAACTGTCAGAACGTTTGATTGCTTCCTACACTTGCTGCGGCGGCATCAATCACATCGACGGCAAGAATCTGCCCGCCAAAAACGCGATTGCCGAAATCACGGTGGACCTGCTGCGGCTGCTGTTTCCAGGGTTCTTCGATGAGTTCCTGATCCACTCGTCGGAGATCCAGGCCGAGACTGTGGAACTGATGGGCAGCGTGCTGGTCCGGCTGGAGAACGAGATCTACAAGAGCCTGGAGTACAGCACGCCGAAGGAACTGGCCAACCAGGACCTGAAAGACGCGGCGCGCCGGCTAACCTTGAAGTTCCTGGGCAATCTGCCGCGCATCCGGGAGCTGCTGCAAACGGATGTGGAAGCGGCCTATGAGGGCGATCCGGCTGCGCTCAGCAAGGACGAGGTGATTGTGGCGTATCCCTTTGTGGAAGCGATCGCCGCACAGAGACTGGCCCACGAGTTGTATCTCGACCATGTACCGCTGATTCCCCGCATCATGACGGAGTGGGCGCACTCGAGGACGGGCATGGATCTGCATCCCGGCGCGCGCATTGGAACCCACTTCTTTGTGGACCACTGCACGGGCACGGTCATCGGCGAAACGTCGGTAATCGGCAACCACGTGAAGATGTACCAAGGTGTAGGCTTGGTGGCGAAGTCGCTGGCCGCGGGGCAGGCGTTGCGCGGGCAGAAGCGGCATCCCACCATCGAAGACAAGGTCACGATCTACGCCGGGGCGACGATCATGGGCGGCGACACGGTGATTGGTGCAGGCAGCACAATTGGGGCGAGCGTATTCGTCACCACAAGTGTGCCGCCCTATTCGCTGGTGATTCAGGAAGCGGCGGAGACGAAAGTAATCCAGAAGCGGCCGAGTTCCAGCTACGAGATCGATTTCCAGATCTGAACGATGTCGACCGAACGGGTGGCAGCGCGTTACCTTTGAAGCTGTGAAGAAGCTGGAACCAGCCGAGATCGAGGAGATGCCGCTGCTGTCACGGACGCCCGCGGAATGGGCGCGCGCCGTGCTCGCGGAGCCGATGCGGCTGCTGGTGGATCACGCCTTTCTCGAGAAGAAGGCGGCCACCAACGCGCTGGAGCTGCTGACGCGCTGGCCCAACGACTGGCTGGACGGCTGGGTGGAGACGATGACCGCCGTAGCGCGGGACGAAACAGCGCATCTGGCGCAGGTGACGCGCATCCTGCTGCGAAGGGGTGGGCGCCTGGAGCGAGTCCACAAGAATCCCTATGCGAACGCGCTGCGGCTGATGGTGCGCAAGGGCGAGGCGACGGAACTGCTGGACCGCCTGCTGATCTCGGCGCTGATCGAGGTGCGATCGTGCGAGCGATTTCTGGCTCTGGCGGAAGCGTCGGAGGACCGGGAACTGGCGGAGTTCTACAAGGCGCTGTACGCATCGGAGTCGGGCCACTACCGGGTGTTTCTGATGCTGGCGCGGAAGGTCGCCACGCCCGCGGTGGCCGACGCACGGTGGCGGGCGATGCTGGAAGCCGAGGCGCGAATTCTCGGTGAACAGGAAATGGGTCCGCGGATCCACTCTGGCTGGCGGCCGTAGCGCCCGTGTGTAAGGCGTAGGAATTCAGACCATAATCTCCCGAATCACTTAACTATTCTTTACAGCGCTGCTTCTCAAGCACCGGCGGAAGGCGTCGATTGTAGGGGTAGCATGTCTGTAAACGCGATCAACAGCACGCTTTCGGCAACCTCGCTGGAAAGCATACTCAAAACGCGGTCGACGGGCACTTCCGAGGCATCGGGAGTAACGTCGGATCCGCAGGCAAAGGTGTCAACCCTGGGCAATCTCATGTCGCAGTTGAATGAATTGCAGCAGTCCGATCAGGAGCAATTCAAGACGACCACGTCGAAGATTGCCGAGAAGTTGAAGGAGGCAGCCGCGGAGGCTAGCGAAAGTGGCGACTCGGAAAAAGCGACGAAGCTGAGCGAGTTGGCACAGAAGTTCGAAACGGCGTCGGAGACCGGAGAGATGCCGGATCTGCGGCCACCGGATGGGATGAAGGGACCTGGCGGACCGCCGCCTGGTGGGCCGCCGCCGACGGACTCGAGCACTAGCAGCACGAGTTCCACGGAGGACGACGACAGCAGCACGACCGACAGTACGGATAGCACGGATTCTACGACGAGCGCGGTGCTGGCGGCGTACAAAGAGATGATGGCGTTGTTGGAGAAACAGGCGGGTACTGACCCGATGTCAACGCTCACCGATGTCCTGGAGAGCGTTTTTTCGGAGCAGACCGCGTAGATCCCCACCTTTGGGACGGGCCCTGCGTGGGGCTGGTCCGTCCTTGTCCAATCGACAGAATAACTAAGCCCAGTCGGGGCGGCGACGGAGCAGGACTCCAGCGGCTTCCTTGAACTGCCGTGCCTTGACCGGATCCATGGACGGGTTTTTGAACTCAACGTCCATCAGGGCCGTGAGGTGCGGGAAGATCTCGGTGTTGCGCACGAATCCGGTAAAGCGTTCGGCGCCGGGACCGAGAGCCGTGAGCAGCGTGTAATCCGAGGTGTGGGTGGAGCCCGTCCATCCGATGCCGGTGTGGTTCCCGACCACTTGCCCCATGAGACTGGAGAGCGAGTCGAGCTGGCGGTTGATGCTAAGCTTCTTCGTCCCGCTGCCCGCCTTGCGTAGAACATCGATTTCGTCCGCGGCCAAGTCAAAACCAAAGTGATAGCGAGCCAGTTCCTGGACGCGCTCGGCGGTTGGGACTGGTTTGGCCGGGACAGTGACGCCGGTCGCCTTCATTGTGTACTCGGCTGTACCACCCAGGCGGGGCGAGATGGCATAGAACGAGCTATTCACGTGGGCGAGACGCTCAAAGCATCGCGTGCTTTCCGTATACTCAGTGCCCATGCCGACCAGCCCCGGGTTGGCGTTTCCATGATCGCTGGTGACGACCACCAGCGTCTCAGGGTGTTTTTCCGTGAACTGAAGAACCGTTTCCACGGCTTCGTCGAAGGCGAGCATATCCCAGAGGAGGGCCGCGGCATCGTTGGCGTGCGCGGCGTGGTCGACGCGGCCGCCTTCCACCTGGAGCAGGAAACCGTTGGGGGCGTGCGACAGGGCGTTCAGCGCGGCCGAGGTCATCTCGGCGAGGGTCGGCACGAGATCCTGGGCGGCCTGATCGGCGCGGCGGTCGATGGAGTAAGGCAGGTGGCTGGCACTGAAGAGGCCAAGCATGCGGGCGCTGCCCAGTTTGGCGAGGTCGCCGCGTGTGGGCGCGCAGCCGTAGCCCTTCTGGCGGAAGGCGGCGATCATGTCGCGCTTGTCGGCGCGGGCGGACGGATCGAAGAAGCGACGGCCCCCGCCGAGGATAACGTCCACGCGGTCGAGGTACTGCTCGGCGATGATGTGCTCGTCGTCGCGGTGTTTCACCGACGCGGCAAAGCCCGCCGGCGTGGCGTGCGTGACCGTCGCGGTGGTGACCAGACCGACGCGTTTGCGCTGATGACGGGCGAGATCTGCGATGGGGGTCAGGCCAGTCCCGTCAGGCAGAACATTCACCCAGCCGTTAAAGATGCGCGAGCCAGAGCCCCAGCAAGAGGCGGAAGAGGAGGAGTCCGTCACCAGGGAATCGAGCGACGCTTCATCCATCCAGCCGCGTTGGGCCTCGGGCCGGTCGAGCAACGCCTGCCAGAGAATCCCTTTGCCTCGAATGAGTTGCGAGAAATGATCGGCGAGGGGCAGGACGCTGGGGCTCATCCCGTCGGCGACCATCCAGATAATGTTCCTGGGCCTGGCGCCGGGCTTGAGTTGTGCGCCGTGAAGGGCTTCGAGACTCCCGCCCAGCGCGGCCAGCGCGCTGGCGCGCCCGAAGAAACCCCGTCTGTTGAGTTGTTGCTTCGCCATATGTCCTATCGACCAGTTTACGATTATGACAATTCAATGACACGGCGAATTTCGGATATTACTATCTCAGGATCGTCTAGCTGGATCCAGTGGCCACAACCTTCCGCGACCACGTGACGCCCCAGGAGAGATAGAGCAGCAGTCTCGCGGTGAGCCGTCTGGACCGCAGGATCGGCCTTTCCGGCGGAGATGACCACCAGGGGCTTATTTGCCAGCGGACGCGGATCCAGCGGGAGACCACAGGCTTCCGGGAGCCGCTGCAGGTACTCGGCCATGGTCCGGAAGCAACGGGGCAGGCACCAGTGGGCACACATGACGGGCCACAGGTCGGCGGGCAGTTTGCGGACCTCACCCACCAGCCGGTCTGTGACCGAACTGCCCTTCCCGCTGGAGGCCTTGGCCATGAGTTGGGGGATGGCTTTTGAGCCAGAGAGGAGGAGGTTCAGTGCGAATCGGACGACGCCGAGACGGGCCAGGGTGGCTCCGCGACGCGAGAGCACCACGCCCTTCGACAGGCGCTTGGCCTGGACTGCGGTGACGGGGTGCCACTCAAATGGCTCGAGCGGATCGACCAGGACTAGGGCATGGACCTTGTCCGGATGGGTGGCCGCAAAGTGGCGGAGCAGGAGGCATCCGAAGGAGTGTCCGACCAGGATGTACGGCCCGGGGAGGCCTGAGGCGTCGAGGAGTTCGTTGAGGTCGGCGACGAGATTGGGGACGGTGCGAGGCGCGGGACGGGCGGCGCTCCAGGCGAAGCCGGCGCGGTCATAACTGGCAACCGTCGCTTCCCGGGAGAGCGGTTCCTGCACCAGTCGCCAACTGACGGAACTCGCGGCGATGCCGGCTTCGAGCACCACGGTGGGTCCGCCGGAGCCGGTCTGGTGTAGGTGGAGCCCGTTGACGATGCGACCCGGGCAAGGAAAACGCCGGGCGTCCCGTCGAGCGCCCAGTGCCTGGTAGAGGAGGCCCGCGGCCGGAAACAGCAGAACTACGACCGCGAGCCAGATCACACGATCAGCCTTCGG is a genomic window containing:
- a CDS encoding TetR/AcrR family transcriptional regulator: MLAAKQGRTRARRDPGKTREALLEAAFDNMYRSGFQGTDLDSILETAGVTKGALYHHFQNKEALGYAVVDEVIGQITQERWAQPLEGAEDPIGRLIAIVQSTSLLQEHVERGCPLNNLAQEMSPLDEGFRTRIAAQFNAWRGAIATALRSGQERGLVRGGVDTLEAATFLVATYEGYISLAKNAQDFRVLQSGKKIMVRYLETLRAPA
- the bla gene encoding subclass B3 metallo-beta-lactamase codes for the protein MRLLFIALLSLQLLSADVNPGWKKPFPAHHIAGNVYYVGTEDLASFLITSPQGHILINTGLADSVPLLQQSVEKLGFHLKDVKILLNMQAHFDHVAAMEEVRKLTGAKVYATEADAPIMADGGKSDPYLGPEYAFAPIHVDRVLKDGEVIKLGSTELTVLTTPGHSKGSVSYTMTVDDKGQKRLLAFANMETIIMPLVGNAKYPRIIADCEETFAKQRRLSPEIWLAAHASQYDMAKKVKTGSFVDPQGYKAAVARCEQQFRKQLAQEEAKTAAAR
- a CDS encoding aldo/keto reductase, whose translation is MRRRTFLQTAALSAAARLELLADTPMPTATLGKTGLKISRFVVGGYHMNVQGEENATRIIHRAIDLGVNFFDSANLYHKGKSDEVYGRALEGGRRQKVMLMSKCEVYSRDGAMKVLEEQLRRMKTDYLDLWACHQVSEHKEVDQILAPNGSLEAFVKAKQQGKVRHIGFTGHRDPSIHLRLLEGADVWETVQMPINLIDPHYLSFITNVLPVARKKGLGVLAMKSNAMGSITKQQVAKIEDCLTFTWSQDVDAVVSGVETPEQLEANILTLKTMKKLSQQEISVLLHKTKQGKTGSQVEQYKLKESGAGMPCHRDGDPA
- a CDS encoding alkaline phosphatase, coding for MAKQQLNRRGFFGRASALAALGGSLEALHGAQLKPGARPRNIIWMVADGMSPSVLPLADHFSQLIRGKGILWQALLDRPEAQRGWMDEASLDSLVTDSSSSASCWGSGSRIFNGWVNVLPDGTGLTPIADLARHQRKRVGLVTTATVTHATPAGFAASVKHRDDEHIIAEQYLDRVDVILGGGRRFFDPSARADKRDMIAAFRQKGYGCAPTRGDLAKLGSARMLGLFSASHLPYSIDRRADQAAQDLVPTLAEMTSAALNALSHAPNGFLLQVEGGRVDHAAHANDAAALLWDMLAFDEAVETVLQFTEKHPETLVVVTSDHGNANPGLVGMGTEYTESTRCFERLAHVNSSFYAISPRLGGTAEYTMKATGVTVPAKPVPTAERVQELARYHFGFDLAADEIDVLRKAGSGTKKLSINRQLDSLSSLMGQVVGNHTGIGWTGSTHTSDYTLLTALGPGAERFTGFVRNTEIFPHLTALMDVEFKNPSMDPVKARQFKEAAGVLLRRRPDWA
- a CDS encoding RidA family protein; the encoded protein is MKEIISTEQAPKAIGPYSQAVRWNGLAFLSGQIPLDPATGQLVEGGIEEQTVRVLENLRAVLEAAGASFDTVLKTTIFVKDLGDFAKVNEIYGRYFPVNPPARATVEAARLPRDVRVEIEAIAYTK
- a CDS encoding dihydroorotate dehydrogenase; protein product: MAGDPASSRLAVSLCGIPLKNPVLAASGTFAYGVEFESILNLDQMGGFVVKGLSREPMDGNKPPRVWEAEAGMMNSIGLQNIGVRAFVAEKLPALRKHATPVFANVFGYAIEDYCEVVRVLEDHEGVAAYELNVSCPNTKHGGIFFSSDPDLLGQLVSEVRRVARRPLIVKLSPNVTRIEPLAQAAESAGADALSLTNTFVSLAIDIRTRKPRLGAGFGGLSGPAIKPIALRLVFEAARAVKIPVIGLGGIATGEDAVEFMLAGATAVQVGTATFWDPRAPIRIARELDQFLKQESIASAASLTGALEWNKP
- a CDS encoding serine acetyltransferase; protein product: MESTLSELSERLIASYTCCGGINHIDGKNLPAKNAIAEITVDLLRLLFPGFFDEFLIHSSEIQAETVELMGSVLVRLENEIYKSLEYSTPKELANQDLKDAARRLTLKFLGNLPRIRELLQTDVEAAYEGDPAALSKDEVIVAYPFVEAIAAQRLAHELYLDHVPLIPRIMTEWAHSRTGMDLHPGARIGTHFFVDHCTGTVIGETSVIGNHVKMYQGVGLVAKSLAAGQALRGQKRHPTIEDKVTIYAGATIMGGDTVIGAGSTIGASVFVTTSVPPYSLVIQEAAETKVIQKRPSSSYEIDFQI
- a CDS encoding alpha/beta fold hydrolase, producing the protein MIWLAVVVLLFPAAGLLYQALGARRDARRFPCPGRIVNGLHLHQTGSGGPTVVLEAGIAASSVSWRLVQEPLSREATVASYDRAGFAWSAARPAPRTVPNLVADLNELLDASGLPGPYILVGHSFGCLLLRHFAATHPDKVHALVLVDPLEPFEWHPVTAVQAKRLSKGVVLSRRGATLARLGVVRFALNLLLSGSKAIPQLMAKASSGKGSSVTDRLVGEVRKLPADLWPVMCAHWCLPRCFRTMAEYLQRLPEACGLPLDPRPLANKPLVVISAGKADPAVQTAHRETAALSLLGRHVVAEGCGHWIQLDDPEIVISEIRRVIELS
- a CDS encoding tRNA-(ms[2]io[6]A)-hydroxylase, giving the protein MKKLEPAEIEEMPLLSRTPAEWARAVLAEPMRLLVDHAFLEKKAATNALELLTRWPNDWLDGWVETMTAVARDETAHLAQVTRILLRRGGRLERVHKNPYANALRLMVRKGEATELLDRLLISALIEVRSCERFLALAEASEDRELAEFYKALYASESGHYRVFLMLARKVATPAVADARWRAMLEAEARILGEQEMGPRIHSGWRP